Proteins from a single region of Nitrospira sp.:
- the rfaE1 gene encoding D-glycero-beta-D-manno-heptose-7-phosphate kinase codes for MASQTTQNQSVSQKALRQYLQRFPQASLLVIGDLILDHYVMGRVSRISPEAPVPVVHVESETLRLGGAANVFNNILALGGKADLCGVIGADESGRLLLKELGKSRSGRGGVIIDHDRPTTRKSRVIAHNQQIVRYDMEGRQELKGTLQKRLLRYVESRIRELSCIVVSDYAKGVVSAALMTELTRMAALRKIPIIVDPKVEHFSYYKGVTVMTPNHLEATQAAGLHGDDDQTINQAGAVIRQRLGCQSVLITRGEKGMSLYEGEGTSWHLPTQARQVYDVTGAGDTVIGTLALALATGANMREAATLANHAAGIVVGMVGTATVSPKQLLEAVGNG; via the coding sequence ATGGCTTCGCAAACCACGCAGAATCAATCCGTCTCACAGAAGGCGCTTCGCCAGTATCTCCAGCGGTTTCCTCAGGCCAGCCTACTGGTCATCGGGGATCTGATTCTTGACCACTATGTGATGGGACGAGTGAGCCGGATTTCTCCCGAGGCTCCGGTACCGGTCGTGCATGTTGAGTCCGAGACTCTCCGATTGGGCGGGGCGGCCAATGTCTTCAACAATATTCTCGCGCTCGGCGGGAAAGCGGACTTATGCGGTGTCATCGGCGCCGACGAAAGCGGGCGGCTGCTACTGAAGGAATTGGGCAAGTCGCGCTCAGGCCGGGGCGGCGTGATTATCGACCACGATCGTCCGACCACCAGGAAGAGCCGGGTGATCGCCCACAATCAGCAGATCGTGCGCTATGACATGGAGGGGCGACAGGAACTGAAAGGAACGCTTCAGAAACGGTTGCTGCGCTACGTCGAATCACGGATTCGCGAGTTGTCCTGCATTGTTGTCTCAGATTACGCCAAAGGCGTCGTGTCGGCGGCACTCATGACCGAATTGACGCGGATGGCGGCCTTGCGCAAGATCCCGATCATCGTCGATCCGAAGGTCGAGCATTTCAGCTACTACAAGGGCGTGACGGTCATGACGCCGAATCATCTGGAAGCCACCCAGGCGGCTGGCTTGCATGGCGATGATGATCAGACCATCAACCAGGCCGGCGCCGTGATCAGACAACGGCTGGGATGCCAATCCGTACTGATCACGCGCGGTGAAAAGGGAATGAGCTTGTACGAGGGTGAGGGGACGTCCTGGCATCTTCCGACGCAGGCCCGGCAGGTCTACGATGTAACGGGAGCCGGCGATACGGTGATCGGCACCCTGGCCTTGGCGCTGGCAACCGGCGCGAACATGCGGGAAGCCGCGACGCTGGCCAATCATGCGGCCGGCATCGTCGTGGGGATGGTCGGCACGGCGACGGTCTCGCCCAAGCAGCTCCTGGAGGCGGTCGGCAATGGCTAA
- the lepB gene encoding signal peptidase I, translated as MSTEPTPPNLEDVSGVTPVTVPTEAPAAGEARQSGKSIVREYAEAIVVAMLLAFAIRVFVVQAFKIPSGSMIPTLLIGDHILVSKLSYGLQWPTDCKLQWNFPPVNCYTSSNVMPFGKPQRGDVIVFRFPEDEEKDFIKRIVGTPGDTVQIHNKQVLVNGQVLDDRAFTQRIDPGIIDSTINPRDNFGPVTVPEGAYFVMGDNRDQSLDSRFWGYVREEKIRGKAFRIYWSWSGQGQWTEWVRWDRFGKAIQ; from the coding sequence ATGAGTACCGAACCGACTCCGCCCAATCTTGAGGACGTGTCAGGGGTAACCCCGGTCACGGTTCCGACCGAAGCCCCGGCGGCAGGCGAGGCTCGTCAGAGCGGGAAATCCATTGTCCGGGAGTATGCCGAAGCCATCGTCGTCGCGATGTTGCTCGCGTTTGCCATTCGGGTGTTCGTCGTGCAGGCATTCAAGATTCCATCCGGGTCGATGATTCCCACGCTGTTGATCGGGGATCATATTCTGGTCAGCAAGTTGTCCTACGGGCTGCAATGGCCGACCGACTGCAAGTTGCAATGGAACTTTCCCCCGGTGAATTGCTACACGTCCTCCAACGTGATGCCGTTCGGCAAGCCGCAGCGAGGGGATGTGATCGTCTTTCGCTTTCCGGAAGACGAAGAGAAAGACTTCATCAAGCGCATCGTCGGCACCCCCGGCGACACGGTGCAGATCCACAATAAGCAGGTGCTCGTCAACGGCCAGGTACTCGACGATCGGGCCTTCACGCAACGGATCGACCCGGGCATCATCGATAGCACGATCAATCCCCGCGACAACTTCGGTCCGGTGACGGTGCCGGAGGGAGCCTATTTTGTCATGGGCGACAATCGCGACCAGAGCCTCGACAGCCGGTTCTGGGGCTATGTGCGGGAGGAGAAGATTCGCGGGAAGGCGTTCCGAATCTACTGGTCCTGGAGCGGCCAGGGGCAATGGACTGAGTGGGTTCGATGGGATCGGTTCGGTAAAGCCATTCAATAG
- the lepA gene encoding translation elongation factor 4: MQSLIRNFSIIAHIDHGKSTLADRLLDATGAVTAREAKEQILDAMDLERERGITIKAHAVAIRYKAKDGKTYDLHLIDTPGHVDFTYEVSRSLAACEGALLLVDATQGVQAQTIANVNLAMANNLTIIPVINKIDLASADVEGTKNSISEVLQLDASDAMPISAKEGKGVPEVLEAIIQRIPPPSGDPKAPLKALIFDSWFDNYQGVIVLIRIVDGEVRPGMKIKVMSNDRTFEVMEVGKFIPKRSKTAQLLTGEVGYLCANMREVADVKIGDTLTDAVHPTATPFPGYKEVKPLVFCGLYSTDTAKYEDLRDALVKLRLNDSSFVYEPESSLALGFGFRCGFLGLLHMEIIQERLEREYGLTLITTAPTVVYRVMTTKGEVLEIDNPADLPEPSSIESFEEPFILATVITPERYMGAILKLCQERRGIQRDIHFLDPTRVVISYEMPLNEVILDFYDKLKSRTQGYASLDYELLGYRESDLVKLDILLNGEAVDALSFITHKERSVHRGRQMAEKMKELIPRQMFEIAIQAAIGTKIIARESIGAMKKNVIAKCYGGDISRKRKLLEKQKEGKKRMKSVGSVEVPQEAFLALLKVGDE; this comes from the coding sequence TTGCAAAGCCTTATACGAAACTTCTCGATTATCGCCCATATCGATCACGGCAAATCAACCCTCGCCGACCGGCTTTTGGATGCGACTGGTGCAGTGACCGCCCGAGAGGCCAAGGAGCAGATCCTTGATGCCATGGATCTTGAGCGGGAACGCGGCATTACGATCAAGGCCCATGCTGTCGCCATCCGGTACAAGGCCAAGGATGGAAAGACCTACGATCTGCATTTGATCGATACGCCGGGGCATGTCGATTTCACTTATGAAGTCTCGCGGAGTCTCGCGGCCTGCGAAGGCGCGCTGTTGCTGGTCGATGCCACGCAGGGGGTGCAGGCGCAGACTATCGCCAATGTGAATTTGGCCATGGCGAACAATCTGACCATTATCCCCGTCATCAATAAGATCGATTTGGCGAGCGCGGATGTCGAGGGGACCAAGAATTCCATTTCAGAAGTGTTGCAGCTGGATGCCAGCGATGCGATGCCCATCAGCGCGAAAGAGGGCAAGGGAGTGCCGGAGGTGCTCGAAGCGATCATCCAGCGGATTCCGCCGCCGTCCGGTGATCCCAAGGCCCCGCTGAAAGCCCTTATTTTCGATTCCTGGTTTGATAACTACCAGGGGGTGATCGTCCTTATCCGCATCGTAGACGGCGAAGTCAGGCCGGGGATGAAGATTAAAGTGATGTCCAATGACCGGACATTTGAAGTGATGGAAGTCGGGAAGTTTATTCCCAAGCGCTCGAAGACGGCCCAGCTGCTGACCGGTGAGGTCGGCTATCTCTGTGCGAACATGCGTGAAGTGGCGGACGTCAAGATCGGTGACACGCTGACCGATGCCGTGCACCCGACGGCCACGCCGTTTCCCGGGTATAAGGAAGTGAAGCCGCTGGTCTTCTGCGGGCTCTATTCGACCGACACGGCGAAGTATGAAGATCTGCGGGATGCGCTCGTCAAGTTGCGATTGAACGATTCCTCTTTCGTCTATGAGCCGGAGAGTTCCTTGGCCTTGGGTTTCGGCTTTCGTTGCGGTTTCCTGGGTTTGCTGCACATGGAAATCATCCAGGAGCGCCTGGAGCGGGAATATGGTCTGACGTTGATCACGACCGCCCCCACCGTCGTCTATCGTGTGATGACGACCAAAGGGGAGGTACTGGAGATCGACAATCCTGCCGATCTGCCGGAGCCCAGCAGCATCGAGTCATTTGAGGAGCCCTTTATCCTGGCGACCGTCATTACACCGGAACGCTACATGGGGGCGATCCTCAAGCTCTGCCAGGAACGCCGTGGCATTCAGCGGGATATCCATTTTCTCGATCCGACGCGTGTCGTCATCAGCTATGAGATGCCGCTCAACGAAGTCATCCTGGATTTTTATGACAAGCTCAAGTCGCGCACGCAAGGTTACGCGTCGCTGGACTATGAGTTGCTCGGCTATCGCGAATCCGATCTGGTGAAGCTGGATATTCTGCTGAATGGCGAGGCGGTGGATGCGTTGTCGTTCATTACGCATAAAGAGCGATCGGTCCATCGCGGGCGGCAGATGGCGGAAAAGATGAAAGAGCTGATCCCTCGCCAGATGTTTGAAATTGCCATCCAGGCGGCGATCGGGACGAAGATTATTGCCCGCGAGTCGATCGGCGCGATGAAGAAGAACGTCATCGCGAAGTGCTATGGCGGTGACATCTCGCGCAAGCGGAAGCTGCTGGAAAAGCAGAAAGAGGGTAAGAAGCGGATGAAGTCGGTGGGGAGCGTGGAAGTGCCGCAAGAGGCCTTCCTGGCGCTGTTGAAAGTGGGGGATGAATGA
- the bioA gene encoding adenosylmethionine--8-amino-7-oxononanoate transaminase, whose translation MAPRTPPDRLADWDRKYLWHPFTQMQEWEQEAPLIIERGKGAYLIDTQGRRYLDGTSSIWVNLHGHRHPTLDRAIKSQLDKIAHSTFLGLSNPPAIRLARELIRIVPKGLTRVFYSDNGSTAVEVALKMAVQYWQQRHPEAGPKHTFLHLKLAYHGDTIGAISVGNIELFHGRFKPLLFPTLDAEPPYCYRCPLALAYPSCHMGCLDPIEQLLKTRHREIAGFVIEPLVQAAAGMIMSPPGYLKRIRELCTQYNVLLIADEVATGFGRTGKMFACQHESVTPDLMAISKGLTGGYMPLAATLTTEAIYNAFLGKYEEFKTFFHGHSYTGNPLGCAVALANLEIFRKEKTLAGLRPKIALLKRLLKPFAELPLVGDIRQRGMMVSIELVRNKTTREVIPLQARIGHRIAMEARRRGLLLRPIGNVIVLMPPLSVTPRQLQHMTTILQEAIMRVHADL comes from the coding sequence ATGGCGCCACGCACCCCCCCGGACAGACTCGCCGATTGGGACCGGAAATATCTCTGGCATCCTTTTACGCAGATGCAAGAATGGGAACAGGAGGCCCCCCTCATTATCGAACGGGGGAAGGGCGCCTACCTGATCGATACTCAGGGCAGGAGGTACCTCGATGGAACCTCGTCTATCTGGGTGAATCTCCATGGACATCGACATCCGACGCTTGATCGCGCCATCAAAAGCCAACTCGACAAGATTGCCCACTCGACTTTTCTGGGCCTCTCCAACCCGCCGGCTATTCGCCTGGCGCGCGAGCTGATCCGAATCGTACCCAAAGGCCTCACGCGGGTGTTTTATTCCGACAACGGGTCAACGGCAGTTGAAGTCGCGCTCAAGATGGCAGTCCAATATTGGCAGCAACGCCATCCCGAGGCCGGACCCAAACATACCTTTCTGCATCTCAAGCTGGCCTATCACGGCGACACGATCGGGGCCATCAGTGTCGGGAATATCGAGCTATTTCACGGCCGATTCAAACCACTTCTATTTCCAACTCTCGACGCCGAGCCCCCCTACTGTTACCGCTGTCCGCTCGCCCTCGCCTATCCTTCCTGCCACATGGGCTGCCTCGATCCGATCGAACAGCTGCTCAAAACCCGGCATCGCGAGATCGCCGGATTCGTCATTGAACCATTGGTGCAGGCCGCAGCCGGCATGATCATGTCTCCGCCCGGCTACTTGAAGCGCATCCGCGAACTCTGCACGCAATATAATGTACTGCTCATCGCCGATGAAGTGGCAACAGGATTTGGCCGCACGGGAAAGATGTTTGCCTGTCAACATGAGAGCGTCACCCCGGATCTGATGGCCATCAGCAAGGGGCTGACCGGCGGATATATGCCCTTGGCCGCCACTCTGACGACTGAAGCCATTTACAACGCGTTTCTGGGGAAGTACGAAGAGTTCAAGACGTTCTTCCACGGCCACAGCTATACCGGCAATCCCTTGGGCTGCGCGGTGGCACTGGCAAACCTCGAGATCTTCCGCAAAGAAAAAACCCTTGCAGGACTCCGCCCGAAGATCGCACTCTTGAAACGCCTGCTCAAGCCGTTTGCCGAATTGCCGCTCGTGGGAGATATCCGCCAGCGCGGTATGATGGTGAGCATCGAACTCGTTCGGAACAAAACCACGCGCGAAGTCATCCCCCTGCAGGCCAGAATCGGCCACCGGATCGCCATGGAGGCACGCCGCCGCGGGCTCTTGCTCCGCCCGATCGGCAATGTGATCGTCCTGATGCCGCCGCTGTCCGTAACCCCACGGCAGCTCCAACACATGACAACGATCCTTCAAGAAGCCATCATGAGGGTCCATGCGGATCTGTGA
- the lhgO gene encoding L-2-hydroxyglutarate oxidase: MRICDFLVIGGGVIGLSIARELKTRHADARIMLIEKESACGAHASGRNSGVLHAGFYYSPDSLKAKFTKLGNERMTAYCEQKGIPLNRCGKLVVAKDAGDLPSLDELVKRGRANAIEIQELTEAEAKRIEPRVKTYQRALFSPRTSTVNPLHVVDVMQRDAIQEGIEIRFDTAYISQTDQGVRTNSDTITAGYVVNAAGLYADKIAMAYGFSEKYRILPFKGLYLYSNEPPGAIRTNIYPVPDLRNPFLGVHFTITADGNAKIGPTAIPAFWRENYEGLSNFKLGEMMEVAGRGLGLLTNAQFDYRRLAREEIVKYSRSKMVELASVLAEGVQESNYQKWGRPGIRAQLLDITKKKLEMDFVLEGDHRSMHVLNAVSPAFTCSLPFAAHVCDQIDQRLR; encoded by the coding sequence ATGCGGATCTGTGATTTTCTCGTGATCGGCGGCGGGGTTATTGGGTTGAGTATCGCCAGAGAACTCAAGACCCGCCATGCCGATGCCCGCATCATGTTGATCGAGAAAGAGTCCGCCTGCGGCGCCCACGCCAGCGGCCGCAACAGCGGTGTGCTCCATGCAGGATTCTACTATTCCCCCGATAGCCTAAAGGCGAAATTCACCAAGCTCGGGAACGAGCGGATGACCGCCTATTGTGAGCAGAAAGGCATCCCGCTCAATCGCTGCGGCAAGCTCGTCGTGGCCAAAGATGCCGGGGATCTTCCCTCCCTTGACGAGCTGGTGAAGCGCGGCCGAGCGAACGCTATTGAGATTCAGGAGCTGACCGAAGCAGAAGCCAAACGGATCGAGCCTCGCGTCAAAACCTACCAGCGCGCCCTGTTCTCACCCCGCACCTCGACCGTGAACCCCTTGCACGTCGTCGACGTCATGCAACGCGATGCCATCCAAGAAGGTATCGAGATACGATTCGACACCGCTTATATCAGCCAAACCGATCAAGGAGTCCGGACCAACTCCGACACGATTACCGCCGGATATGTCGTCAACGCTGCGGGATTGTACGCGGACAAAATCGCAATGGCTTATGGCTTCTCGGAAAAGTATCGGATCCTGCCCTTCAAAGGGCTCTATCTCTATTCCAACGAGCCGCCGGGCGCGATCCGCACCAATATCTACCCGGTTCCCGACCTGAGAAATCCGTTTCTCGGTGTGCACTTCACCATCACCGCTGACGGAAACGCTAAAATCGGCCCCACGGCCATTCCGGCCTTCTGGCGTGAAAATTACGAGGGCCTCAGCAATTTCAAACTGGGTGAGATGATGGAGGTCGCGGGCCGCGGACTCGGCCTGCTGACCAACGCGCAATTTGACTACCGGCGCCTCGCCAGGGAAGAGATTGTCAAATACTCCCGCAGCAAGATGGTCGAACTCGCCTCGGTGCTCGCCGAAGGGGTACAGGAATCGAACTATCAGAAGTGGGGACGGCCCGGCATCAGGGCTCAACTCCTCGACATCACCAAAAAGAAACTCGAAATGGACTTTGTCCTGGAAGGAGACCACCGCTCGATGCATGTCCTCA